A region from the Cannabis sativa cultivar Pink pepper isolate KNU-18-1 chromosome 9, ASM2916894v1, whole genome shotgun sequence genome encodes:
- the LOC115723135 gene encoding protein CDC73 homolog isoform X2: MDPLSALREYTIRGELDKIIRYNDEFRFGSDYSCPCSTPTAYRSKQGNLYTLDTLVYYIKNHHVKHTEYIQHARTQGVQTVTFPDRKPLLDYLTGKVSTSDSIEFLVPQNPRFPDLPLPSIDEYRPDDAVVAGSNDVVEPGLVDDRPRVFGEPERVDYMALIRSSERPLKDREALLESKGRNFHSVLLASTRREEERQRIESQQRKDGLVAKSRLMTADDRGMGGYGDEMGYDPNPKPKMHMKGGKIGEGVPIILVPSAFQTLITMYNVKEFLEDGVYIPTDVKAKQMKGLKPDCVTVQKKFSRDRDRVVTAYEVRDKPSALKAEDWDRVVAVFVLGKDWQFKDWPYKDHVEIFNKIKGFFMRFEDDSLESAKTVKQWNVKIISISKNKRHQDRAAALEVWDRLEEFVRSRSHS; the protein is encoded by the exons ATGGACCCTCTATCAGCTTTGCGAGAATACACCATTAGAGGCGAGCTCGATAAGATCATTCGATACAACGATGAGTTCCGTTTTGGTTCGGATTATAGCTGCCCTTGTTCTACTCCGACCGCTTACCGATCCAAACAAGGCAATCTCTATACCCTCGATACCTTAGTTTATTACATCAAAAACCATCATGTGAAGCACACCGAGTACATCCAGCACGCTCGCACGCAGGGCGTCCAAACTGTCACCTTCCCCGATCGAAAGCCCCTACTTGATTACCTTACTGGTAAAGTCTCCACTTCCGATTCTATCGAATTTCTCGTCCCCCAAAACCCTAGATTTCCCGATTTGCCCCTTCCTTCGATCGACGAATACCGTCCGGACGATGCTGTTGTTGCTGGTTCGAACGACGTCGTTGAGCCTGGCCTTGTTGATGATAGACCTAGGGTTTTTGGGGAGCCCGAGAGGGTCGACTATATGGCGTTGATTAGATCGAGCGAGCGACCACTAAAGGACCGTGAAGCTTTGTTGGAGAGCAAAGGTAGGAATTTTCATAGTGTTCTGTTGGCTTCGACGCGGCGCGAGGAGGAACGACAGCGTATCGAGTCGCAGCAGAGGAAAGATGGGTTGGTGGCTAAGAGTCGGCTTATGACCGCCGACGACAGAGGTATGGGTGGCTACGGTGATGAAATGGGTTACGACCCTAACCCGAAACCGAAGATGCATATGAAGGGAGGCAAAATTGGGGAAGGGGTTCCAATAATTTTAGTGCCGAGTGCGTTTCAGACTCTGATTACGATGTACAATGTGAAGGAGTTTTTGGAAGATGGGGTTTATATACCAACTGATGTAAAGGCGAAGCAGATGAAGGGACTGAAACCAGATTGTGTAACAGTACAGAAGAAGTTCAGTAGGGATAGGGACAGGGTGGTGACTGCCTATGAGGTTAGGGACAAGCCCTCTGCTTTGAAGGCTGAGGATTGGGATCGAGTTGTGGCAGTTTTTGTTTTGGGAAAGGATTGGCAATTCAAAGACTGGCCTTACAAGGACCATGttgaaattttcaataaaa TTAAGGGATTTTTTATGCGCTTTGAAGATGACAGTTTGGAATCGGCCAAGACTGTGAAGCAGTGGAATGTGAAGATTATCTCA ATTAGTAAGAACAAACGGCATCAAGATAGAGCTGCAGCATTAGAGGTGTGGGATAGACTCGAAGAGTTTGTGCGATCACGTTCTCATTCTTGA
- the LOC115723135 gene encoding protein CDC73 homolog isoform X1 has product MDPLSALREYTIRGELDKIIRYNDEFRFGSDYSCPCSTPTAYRSKQGNLYTLDTLVYYIKNHHVKHTEYIQHARTQGVQTVTFPDRKPLLDYLTGKVSTSDSIEFLVPQNPRFPDLPLPSIDEYRPDDAVVAGSNDVVEPGLVDDRPRVFGEPERVDYMALIRSSERPLKDREALLESKGRNFHSVLLASTRREEERQRIESQQRKDGLVAKSRLMTADDRGMGGYGDEMGYDPNPKPKMHMKGGKIGEGVPIILVPSAFQTLITMYNVKEFLEDGVYIPTDVKAKQMKGLKPDCVTVQKKFSRDRDRVVTAYEVRDKPSALKAEDWDRVVAVFVLGKDWQFKDWPYKDHVEIFNKIKGFFMRFEDDSLESAKTVKQWNVKIISVSILFSIFELLISLIFSTLKFCFPIHFLCVISILFFFLLNYTYIWIFTVQISKNKRHQDRAAALEVWDRLEEFVRSRSHS; this is encoded by the exons ATGGACCCTCTATCAGCTTTGCGAGAATACACCATTAGAGGCGAGCTCGATAAGATCATTCGATACAACGATGAGTTCCGTTTTGGTTCGGATTATAGCTGCCCTTGTTCTACTCCGACCGCTTACCGATCCAAACAAGGCAATCTCTATACCCTCGATACCTTAGTTTATTACATCAAAAACCATCATGTGAAGCACACCGAGTACATCCAGCACGCTCGCACGCAGGGCGTCCAAACTGTCACCTTCCCCGATCGAAAGCCCCTACTTGATTACCTTACTGGTAAAGTCTCCACTTCCGATTCTATCGAATTTCTCGTCCCCCAAAACCCTAGATTTCCCGATTTGCCCCTTCCTTCGATCGACGAATACCGTCCGGACGATGCTGTTGTTGCTGGTTCGAACGACGTCGTTGAGCCTGGCCTTGTTGATGATAGACCTAGGGTTTTTGGGGAGCCCGAGAGGGTCGACTATATGGCGTTGATTAGATCGAGCGAGCGACCACTAAAGGACCGTGAAGCTTTGTTGGAGAGCAAAGGTAGGAATTTTCATAGTGTTCTGTTGGCTTCGACGCGGCGCGAGGAGGAACGACAGCGTATCGAGTCGCAGCAGAGGAAAGATGGGTTGGTGGCTAAGAGTCGGCTTATGACCGCCGACGACAGAGGTATGGGTGGCTACGGTGATGAAATGGGTTACGACCCTAACCCGAAACCGAAGATGCATATGAAGGGAGGCAAAATTGGGGAAGGGGTTCCAATAATTTTAGTGCCGAGTGCGTTTCAGACTCTGATTACGATGTACAATGTGAAGGAGTTTTTGGAAGATGGGGTTTATATACCAACTGATGTAAAGGCGAAGCAGATGAAGGGACTGAAACCAGATTGTGTAACAGTACAGAAGAAGTTCAGTAGGGATAGGGACAGGGTGGTGACTGCCTATGAGGTTAGGGACAAGCCCTCTGCTTTGAAGGCTGAGGATTGGGATCGAGTTGTGGCAGTTTTTGTTTTGGGAAAGGATTGGCAATTCAAAGACTGGCCTTACAAGGACCATGttgaaattttcaataaaa TTAAGGGATTTTTTATGCGCTTTGAAGATGACAGTTTGGAATCGGCCAAGACTGTGAAGCAGTGGAATGTGAAGATTATCTCAGTAAGCATTCTGTTTTCCATTTTTGAACTGCTTATTTCCTTGATCTTTAGTACATTGAAGTTCTGCTTTCCAATTCACTTTCTTTGTGTGatttctattctttttttttttttgttaaattacaCTTATATTTGGATTTTTACTGTGCAGATTAGTAAGAACAAACGGCATCAAGATAGAGCTGCAGCATTAGAGGTGTGGGATAGACTCGAAGAGTTTGTGCGATCACGTTCTCATTCTTGA